From Cucumis melo cultivar AY chromosome 1, USDA_Cmelo_AY_1.0, whole genome shotgun sequence, a single genomic window includes:
- the LOC103495549 gene encoding uncharacterized GPI-anchored protein At4g28100-like, protein MSSFPLKVPLICFIFLCIATNFHSSSAGFLVEPVSGQSQPLNPGQYSSPNTVPAFPVQTQMQICHLDLSDELFGGVREACGRDLDRSRCCPVLAAWLFAAHARAALKIAAPAPAAAADLPMMPDDSQKCVNSLQTSLLSRNIRIPQPNASCDAVLCFCGIRLHQISSLSCPAAFNVSGGGNGGYRNATPTAAVRNLEKNCRNSSYSGCTKCLGALQKVTGTKKNGTSNDRASKMFNRDCQLMGLTWLLARNKTTYIPTVSAVLRAIMYTAHPPHESTCSPDQENMPLAVDSLQMEKAQSSSPPSISLFPIIPLLISVYWLAW, encoded by the exons ATGTCTTCATTTCCCTTAAAAGTGCCTTTaatttgtttcattttcttATGCATCGCTACAAATTTTCATTCCTCTTCAGCCGGTTTTCTCGTCGAACCGGTTTCCGGTCAAAGCCAACCGTTAAATCCCGGCCAATACTCATCTCCCAACACGGTTCCGGCATTTCCAGTTCAAACCCAGATGCAAATTTGCCATTTGGATCTCTCCGACGAGCTTTTCGGCGGCGTTAGGGAAGCTTGCGGTCGAGATTTGGACCGGAGTCGCTGCTGTCCGGTTCTCGCGGCGTGGCTTTTCGCTGCTCACGCTCGGGCTGCTCTGAAGATTGCTGCTCCGGCGCCGGCAGCTGCGGCGGACCTTCCGATGATGCCGGACGACTCGCAGAAATGCGTGAACTCGCTGCAGACGTCGTTGTTGAGTCGCAACATTAGGATTCCGCAGCCGAATGCGAGCTGCGACGCCGTTTTGTGCTTTTGTGGGATTCGGCTTCATCAAATTAGCTCCTTATCTTGCCCTGCTGCCTTCAATGTCTCTGGTGGCGGTAACGGCGGTTACCGCAACGCCACCCCGACTGCCGCCGTTCGTAATCTTGAAAAGAATTGCCGGAACTCGTCGTATTCTGGTTGTACCAAATGCCTTGGTGCCCTTCAAAAG GTTACGGGCACAAAGAAGAACGGTACCAGCAACGATAGGGCCAGCAAGATGTTCAACAGAGACTGCCAGCTCATGGGCCTGACGTGGTTACTCGCTCGCAACAAAACGACGTACATTCCCACCGTTTCCGCCGTGCTCCGAGCCATCATGTACACCGCTCACCCTCCTCACGAGTCTACCTGTAGTCCGGACCAAGAGAACATGCCGCTAGCCGTCGATTCTTTACAGATGGAAAAAGCGCAGTCCTCATCTCCACCCTCCATTTCCTTGTTTCCGATTATACCCCTACTCATTTCAGTTTATTGGCTTGCTTGGTAG
- the LOC103495550 gene encoding cytochrome b6-f complex iron-sulfur subunit, chloroplastic, whose protein sequence is MASSTLSPATPSQLCASRSALFCPSQALLRKPKNTQMGAKGKEVKISCQATSIPADRVPDMGKRKTMNLLLLGAIGLPTATMLYPYTYFFVPPGTGGAGGGVVAKDALGNDVFADEWLKAHGPGDRTLTQGLKGDPTYLVVEKDKTLATFGINAVCTHLGCVVPWNAAENKFICPCHGSQYNDQGRVVRGPAPLSLALVHADVDDGKVVFVPWVETDFRTGENPWWA, encoded by the exons ATGGCGTCTTCCACTCTATCTCCTGCAACCCCATCACAG TTATGTGCGAGCAGAAGTGCTTTGTTCTGTCCGTCTCAAGCCCTTTTGAGGAAACCCAAAAATACTCAAATGGGGGCAAAGGGAAAGGAGGTTAAAATTTCTTGTCAAGCTACTAGTATTCCAGCTGATCGAGTCCCGGATATGGGTAAAAGGAAGACTATGAATTTGCTTCTTTTGGGTGCCATTGGACTTCCCACTGCTACTATGTTGTATCCTTACACCTATTTCTTTGTTCCTCCTGG TACTGGAGGTGCTGGTGGTGGGGTTGTTGCCAAGGATGCTCTTGGAAATGATGTTTTTGCAGATGAATGGCTGAAGGCACATGGCCCTGGAGACCGAACCCTCACACAAGGCTTGAAG GGAGATCCTACCTACCTTGTAGTCGAGAAGGATAAAACGCTTGCGACATTTGGAATCAATGCAGTCTGCACTCACCTTGGATGCGTTGTGCCATGGAATGCAGCTGAGAACAAATTCATCTGCCCTTGCCACGGATCCCAATACAACGATCAAGGCAGGGTTGTTAGAGGACCTGCACCTCTG TCTCTTGCACTGGTTCATGCTGATGTAGACGATGGAAAGGTAGTGTTCGTACCGTGGGTTGAAACCGATTTCAGAACTGGCGAGAATCCATGGTGGGCTTAA
- the LOC103495548 gene encoding transcription factor MYB41 translates to MGRAPCCDKSGLKKGPWTPEEDQKLVNYIQIHGPGNWRNLPKNAGLQRCGKSCRLRWTNYLRPDIKRGRFSFEEEETIIQLHSVLGNKWSAIAARLPGRTDNEIKNYWNTHIRKRLLRMGIDPVTHAPRIDLLDLSSMLSAAIQSHPLLGLSTLLNNHQTTTTLNPESLRLISTLLSLKQEDQNAHNLLLQAQAQAQIQAQMDSLSQLLQPNDNVNNTNSSSVMPISSTFVDCSNTSQENLNFLPTNLNCGEDVLMNQHNYMYGGDGSNPTASEILDISNNNAQTLGFDSVKSSPTPLNSSSTYLNNSSSNEDEKDSFCSNFLQFEIPEGLDFADFV, encoded by the exons ATGGGAAGAGCTCCATGCTGTGACAAAAGTGGACTTAAAAAGGGTCCATGGACACCTGAAGAAGATCAGAAGCTTGTTAATTATATTCAAATTCATGGCCCTGGGAATTGGCGTAATCTTCCTAAAAATGCTG GGCTTCAAAGATGTGGAAAAAGTTGCAGACTTCGATGGACGAATTATTTGAGACCTGATATCAAGAGAGGAAGATTTTcttttgaagaagaagagactATTATTCAATTGCACAGTGTTTTGGGAAACAA GTGGTCAGCTATAGCTGCTCGCTTACCTGGAAGAACGGATAACGAGATCAAGAATTATTGGAACACCCACATACGAAAAAGGCTCCTTCGAATGGGAATCGATCCAGTGACCCACGCACCTCGGATTGATCTTCTTGACCTATCGTCGATGCTCTCCGCCGCCATTCAAAGCCACCCACTCCTCGGCCTATCAACCTTATTGAACAACCACCAAACCACCACAACCCTAAATCCTGAATCTCTTAGGCTAATTTCCACTCTTTTAAGCCTTAAACAAGAAGATCAAAACGCCCATAATTTACTTCTCCAAGCTCAAGCTCAGGCTCAAATTCAAGCTCAAATGGATTCATTATCACAACTCTTACAACCCAACGATAATGTTAATAATACAAACTCTTCTTCAGTAATGCCCATTTCTTCTACCTTTGTTGACTGCTCAAATACTTCACAAGAAAATCTTAATTTCTTACCTACAAATTTGAATTGTGGTGAGGATGTTTTGATGAACCAACACAATTACATGTACGGCGGCGATGGGTCGAATCCAACGGCTTCGGAAATTCTCGACATTTCAAATAATAATGCTCAAACTTTAGGGTTTGATTCTGTAAAATCAAGCCCAACGCCATTGAATTCTTCATCTACTTATTTAAACAACAGCAGCAGCAATGAGGATGAGAAAGATAGTTTTTGTAGTAACTTTTTGCAGTTTGAAATTCCTGAAGGTTTGGACTTTGCTGATTTTGTGTAA